From the genome of Methanothrix sp.:
GGAAGTTCAGCAAAGATAACGCCAGAGCAAAACTCAAACGACACTACAATATGATTAAAAATTAATGTTACTGAGCAGTAGATGTTAAATGGATTTACATGAAGTGACGCAAAGGACGACATGCGTCATCGGTTAAGATCGACATGTGTAGAATTGGACTTAATAGTCTCGCTCTTATCCATCTGATAACTTGCCCGAAGAGGCACCAGTCACGCTTTGCGCTCGTGGCGAGCGATTGAGTGCATTCAGCAACCGGCCTGCATATCCTCCAAGTTGCTGAATACATAAGAGCGAATAGTCTTATCTCGCCTCAGTACTGCTATCAGGAATCAAGTCCACAGGCGGTCGATTTGAATCAAACTCTCCAATCTGGCGTGATCTCAATTTGTCAAATTTCATAATTAATATATTTACATAAAATCCTTAACTGATGACCGATGCAAAGGACTATTATAGTATTCCGCATAAGTTGCTATAATATAGAATATCACATAAAATCGTCTATGAAGTATGACATATCCAGTAGCTTTTAAATGGGTTTACATGGAGTGACGCAAAGGACTATAAACCAAGGGTTCACCAGCTCTCTAACACACATCCTCAGCCTCACTTATCCGTCCTAACTTTCTGAGTGCAATGCATTTGTTATACCATGCCTCGGCAAAGTCAGGTTTCAACTNNNNNNNNNNNNNNNNNNNNNNNNNNNNNNNNNNNNNNNNNNNNNNNNNNNNNNNNNNNNNNNNNNNNNNNNNNNNNNNNNNNNNNNNNNNNNNNNNNNTCTATCGCTTTATCATAGCATTCGATCGCATCATCATACCTTTGGAGGCCAGCAAATGCAATGCCTTTGTTGTTCCATGCCTCGGCAAAGTCAGGTTTCAACTCTATCGCTTTATCATAGCATTCGATCGCATCATCATACCTTTGGAGGCCAGCAAATGCAATGCCTTTGTTGTTCCATACAGTAGAAGAATTACGATACCATCTCGGCCATATGTCATACATCGATATAGCATTATCATAATACTTGATAGATAAATTATAATAATATATTTTATATACATCGGTTTGACTACACATGCCATTAATTTTTCCTAATCGGCGATATGCATTCCCTTGAATTTCACAAGATATTGGGTTGAAAATATTGAATATGCGAGCCCAACGGGAATAATAAATTGAAAGTGTATAATTTGATTCTATATTATTTAATATTATTCTGTCATTACAATTTACACTATAATTAGAAGCCACATCATAATGATGAATAGCTAGCTCAATATTTTCATTGCTTTGTAAAGAACTCTCCCATGAAAGAATTAATATCGATATTAAAATTACAGAAATTGCTAAATAATGTTTAGTTTTATATGACATCTTCAAGTATAGACAAATTACAGAGCAAAAGTGTTCTAACCAAATTAAGAAACTGGTAGTTAAAAAGAGAATAACAACAATTAGATAAATTTTATATGGAATGCTTAAATTAAAATCTAGTATATTCTCTATTATATTATAATTTATTGCTACAGATATTGGAATAATAAATGGATTAATACCCTTAAATACATTAATAAATATGCTTATAAATTTATTTAACATCTCGTGCGTTAAAACTGTAAAAATAAACCATTTAATAAATTCTCTAATCTGTTTATCATACAACAAAAATAATGATATTAATAATATAATATATAATCCAAGAATCGTGTTTTCTACAAGAATCGTTTTTTCTAAGAAGCATATCGAAGGATTATTAAATAAACGATCAATTAAAATTTTTATACATATAATAGTAAGTGAAAACAAAAGAGAGACGATTGTAGTAACAACCACCCCCTTTTGTTGTAAAAAATTTATATTTTTTGCCAATAAAAGTACTAAGATAGTAAGCAAAAATGCTAACAAATATAACTTCGTGCTAATTAGCAGATAAGGCAACACAGATGACAACATAGATGACACAGAAATTATATTTAATGCAGCTAAAACTACCCATAGTATTCCCANNNNNNNNNNNNNNNNNNNNNNNNNNNNNNNNNNNNNNNNNNNNNNNNNNNNNNNNNNNNNNNNNNNNNNNNNNNNNNNNNNNNNNNNNNNNNNNNNNCAGGATGTAGGTAAGGTATATCGCCTTCCCCAGCCCCGTACACCAAGCCGACTTTATTACTCCATATAACCAAGTTAATGCGCCCTTTATGGCCAATAAAATATGTGATATTGCAGCTTTTATTAGGTGCCAGGTTTTGCTCAGGATTGAAATCAATCCTGCTAAGAGATATTTAATAAATACAGTTACTCTGGTTAATATCCAGATAAAGAATTGAATATATATGGAAATTAAAAAAGCCGCCAAAGTATATAATACTATAAAAAGAATGGCAAATGTTGACATGCCGGTGGTTTCGACTATCCGGCTAACAATAGCATCTGGAGGTATTTCGTCTGATACCAATAATGCCACACATATTATTCCCAGGATGTAGGTAAGGTATATCGCCTTCCCCAGCCCCGTACACCAAGCCGACTTTATTACTCCATATAACCAAGTTAAAGTTTTTATAATATATTCAGAATAAATATATGCTATTAATAAAAACCACAAAGAAGTATATGACATCATCAATATTTCTTTATAAATAAGTAACTTTTCATTGTAAATTGCGAAAATCCCAGAAAGATATATCAATAATGATGAAATCGATTGTAAGATACGACGATGTTTTAAATCGATGATAAAAAATGTCAAGAATAAAACAAAAGAAAATATTGTTATTAAAAAAAGTTCCATGGCGTGCATTTAGGCAGTCATCCTCCATTAAGTTGGTCTGGAAGGTTTGTCTCCCATAAATTTTTCACTCATATCACTCATATTCATCTGGCGACTTGTCAGAATAGGCACTGGTTCTGATATTGTGTTCGTATCGATTGAAAGAGTGCTTCCAACAACCATATTGCAAGACTTCCAAGTTGCTAATTACATAAGAGCGAAATGCGTTTATTTTAAACGATAATAAGATAGAAATCGATAGCCATAGAGTCCCACGCCCACGTGTTATTGGAGCTCTTTGTTGAGACTGACTTTTCGTATGCATTGTGGACCTTTTCGTCATGCACCCACTTCCCTGCTAAATCACCCGGATGGTCTCCTGAGTGCCTGCATTTATATACCTCCAATATACCTCCATCGCTCTTATGTATCCAGCAACTTGGAGGTCATGCGGTAGGTTGCTGAATGCACTCATCCGCTCACCAGGAGCGCATAGCATGACTGCTGCCTCTCCGGGCAAGTTATCAGATGGATAAGAGCGCCCTCCATTTATTCATGATGACGCTTTGCCACCATTAATATTAATTTGTAACTTTACAATACCCTTTACAATACCCTCCTTTCTTTAGTTTTCCCTGTGTTTGCTCGATAGTTTGCTCAATATCGTGAGTGTACTTGAGTTACTGATCAAGTGAAGCCGCTATCATCGGGCATGATCGTTTATCCAGAAATCCGCCAAGAGGGCAATTTACCTCAACGGATTGAGCATGTTCTTTTCCCCCGACCATCGATAAATAATTTTCGCAGCTATCCTGACTTTGGGTAGTCTACCACGCTCTTATGTGTTTGGTAACTTGGAGGCTGTGTGGTTTTGCTGCTGTAATCATTCGAGGATTCCTATTTACACTTATCTTCAGCTCGTCACCTGGCTTTGATTGTTTATCTGGCATATTTGGGTCCGAATTTTCCTGATTTGCCATGTTTTTACCATGTTTTTTGGTATTTACTTTGATAGCCTCCGCTAGGTTCAAATTATGCTGGCATTTTTGAGTGTGCAGAGCTGGTAGAGGTTATAAGCGATAGCATTGACCACCATTTTCACGTGCACTCTTTTGACTGTGGTAACAAGCACGGTGCCTGCGTTGAAGACTCTCTTTATCACGGCATGAGGTCGTTCGCATGGTGCTCTG
Proteins encoded in this window:
- a CDS encoding tetratricopeptide repeat protein, which produces GILWVVLAALNIISVSSMLSSVLPYLLISTKLYLLAFLLTILVLLLAKNINFLQQKGVVVTTIVSLLFSLTIICIKILIDRLFNNPSICFLEKTILVENTILGLYIILLISLFLLYDKQIREFIKWFIFTVLTHEMLNKFISIFINVFKGINPFIIPISVAINYNIIENILDFNLSIPYKIYLIVVILFLTTSFLIWLEHFCSVICLYLKMSYKTKHYLAISVILISILILSWESSLQSNENIELAIHHYDVASNYSVNCNDRIILNNIESNYTLSIYYSRWARIFNIFNPISCEIQGNAYRRLGKINGMCSQTDVYKIYYYNLSIKYYDNAISMYDIWPRWYRNSSTVWNNKGIAFAGLQRYDDAIECYDKAIELKPDFAEAWNNKGIAFAGLQRYDDAIECYDKAI